One Brassica napus cultivar Da-Ae chromosome C2, Da-Ae, whole genome shotgun sequence DNA window includes the following coding sequences:
- the LOC106354484 gene encoding probable LRR receptor-like serine/threonine-protein kinase RPK1 produces the protein MKKTLLALFLLLLNLFAFSSSRKLKPFHDATVLLELKSSFSDPHGVLSRWDPNISNHCSWFGVSCNSDLRVVSLILDETRLGGEISPVVGSLSEIRVLSLAFNNLGGQVPKEIWGLKRLEILDLQGNDFRVQRFSRDAVRKLMSHNGEEEEDSENEASPSSDSSDKTGLYPIEIASIVSASVIVFVLLVLVVLFIYTRKGKRNSQVQVVEPKEIKVFVDNGIPLTYESIVRATGYFCNSNCIGHGGFGSTYKAVVSPDNVFAVKRLSIGRFQGDQQFHAEISALEMVRHPNLVMLIGYHASETEMFLIYNYLSGGNLEDFIKERSKSALDWKVLHKIALDVARALAYLHEQCSPKVLHRDIKPSNILLDNNYNAYLSDFGLSKLLGASQSHVTTGVAGTFGYVAPEYAMTCRVSEKADVYSYGIVILELISDKRALDPSFSSHENGFNIVSWAHMMLSQGKAKEVFTKGLWETGPQDDLVEVLHLALKCTVDSLSIRPTMKQAVKQLKRIHPSRL, from the coding sequence ATGAAGAAAACGCTCCTTGCTTTGTTCTTGCTGCTTCTGAATCTGTTTGCGTTTTCATCTTCTCGGAAACTCAAACCTTTCCACGACGCAACTGTTCTTCTGGAGTTGAAGAGTAGCTTCTCCGATCCACACGGTGTTCTGTCTAGGTGGGATCCGAACATCTCCAACCACTGTTCTTGGTTCGGTGTCTCTTGCAACTCCGATCTCAGAGTCGTCTCTCTAATCCTCGACGAGACTAGACTCGGCGGCGAGATCTCTCCGGTGGTCGGAAGCCTCTctgagattagggttttatctCTTGCTTTCAACAATCTTGGAGGCCAAGTTCCAAAGGAGATCTGGGGGTTGAAGAGGTTAGAGATCCTTGACCTTCAAGGCAACGACTTTAGGGTTCAGAGATTCTCACGCGATGCTGTCAGGAAACTCATGAGTCATaacggtgaagaagaagaagattcagaGAACGAAGCGAGTCCAAGCTCAGATTCTTCAGACAAAACCGGTTTGTACCCTATCGAGATTGCTTCCATCGTGTCGGCTTCAGTCATAGTCTTTGTCCTTCTCGTCCTCGTTGTCTTGTTCATCTACACTAGAAAAGGCAAACGTAACTCTCAAGTTCAAGTAGTGGAACCAAAGGAGATCAAAGTCTTTGTGGACAATGGTATCCCTCTGACCTACGAGAGCATCGTTAGAGCCACTGGCTACTTCTGCAACTCAAACTGCATCGGTCACGGTGGGTTCGGTTCCACATACAAAGCCGTTGTCTCTCCTGACAATGTCTTCGCTGTTAAAAGACTCTCCATTGGTAGGTTCCAAGGGGACCAACAGTTCCACGCCGAGATCTCAGCTCTCGAAATGGTTAGGCATCCGAATCTGGTAATGCTAATAGGTTACCACGCGAGCGAGACAGAGATGTTTCTTATCTACAACTACTTGTCCGGAGGGAACCTTGAAGACTTCATCAAAGAAAGATCCAAGTCTGCTCTCGACTGGAAGGTCCTTCACAAGATTGCTCTCGATGTGGCCCGTGCTCTCGCTTATCTACACGAACAGTGTTCGCCTAAAGTCCTGCATAGAGACATCAAACCGAGTAACATACTCTTGGACAACAACTACAACGCTTATCTATCTGATTTTGGGCTGTCTAAACTCTTGGGGGCTTCGCAGTCTCATGTCACGACAGGAGTGGCTGGAACGTTTGGTTACGTTGCTCCGGAATACGCGATGACGTGCCGTGTCTCGGAGAAAGCAGATGTTTACAGCTACGGTATTGTCATCTTGGAGCTTATATCGGATAAGCGAGCTTTGGATCCTTCTTTCTCGTCTCACGAGAATGGATTCAACATTGTCTCGTGGGCGCATATGATGCTGAGTCAAGGCAAAGCTAAGGAGGTTTTCACCAAGGGACTGTGGGAGACTGGTCCTCAGGATGATCTGGTCGAGGTTCTGCATTTAGCACTCAAATGCACGGTTGATAGCCTCTCGATAAGGCCGACGATGAAACAAGCTGTTAAACAACTGAAACGAATCCACCCTTCTAGATTGTGA
- the LOC106355994 gene encoding uncharacterized protein LOC106355994, whose protein sequence is MLHKILLEVATSHLRDFGSARIAFSGFNQIGREEYFYRSTGLFNLNDWIDEANALRTFRLRCYQAGNLEAIYIRGMYEFFVLHLLDEGREKIRLAGERGLLWAKYVDGILNLAFSVDARGFVHNYPSFSREFVDQMNLHDHDFGILRPLGLRKT, encoded by the coding sequence ATGCTTCATAAGATTCTCTTAGAGGTAGCAACAAGCCATCTCCGAGACTTCGGTAGTGCAAGAATTGCTTTCTCTGGGTTCAATCAAATTGGCAGAGAAGAATACTTCTACCGATCTACAGGTCTCTTTAACTTGAATGACTGGATTGATGAGGCTAATGCTTTAAGGACATTCAGGCTTAGGTGCTACCAAGCCGGTAATCTAGAGGCCATCTACATCCGAGGTATGTATGAGTTCTTCGTCCTCCATTTACTTGATGAAGGAAGGGAAAAAATCCGTCTTGCTGGTGAGAGAGGATTGTTGTGGGCCAAGTATGTAGATGGAATACTGAACTTAGCGTTTAGTGTTGATGCTAGAGGATTTGTTCACAACTATCCTAGTTTTAGTCGTGAATTTGTTGATCAGATGAATTTACATGATCACGACTTCGGTATCCTCAGGCCATTGGGGTTACGAAAAACCTAA